The following are from one region of the Jatrophihabitans telluris genome:
- a CDS encoding bifunctional GNAT family N-acetyltransferase/acetate--CoA ligase family protein, producing the protein MAEQTVQNGATDEELAVSYNYPPHWEADVVAADGGTMHLRPITPDDADKIVQFHGKLSIRTRYLRYFSAYPTIPSRDLLRFSRVNHRDRVALAAWLGSDIIAIGRFESLSQDGVPTGTAEVAFVVADAHQGRGIGSVLLEHLAEAGREVGIARFEALVLAENSAMIRVFLDAGYQPSRQFDGSEVTLEFDIASTPQTEKVMAEREQRAESRSIRRLLFPASVAVIGASADESKIGNLVFENLQKSSFTGPIYPVNTHARSINGVLAYPSVADVPGTVDLAVLTIPAETVGQVVEDCSDRQVRGLVVISSGFGESGDAQARRDGLVSQRNLVNNARAHGMRVVGPNCLGVINTDPAISLNASLATVAPLRGRAGFFCQSGALGVAVLGEAARRGLGVSTFVSAGNRADVSGNDLLQFWEGDPDTEIALLYLESFGNPRKFARLARRFARRKPIVAVKSGRGSVVAGLQHTSVEIPESSVQALFEASGVIRTETLAQLFDVAILLTTQPLPAGDRVAVVGHSTALGVLVADALAVAGLKLARLVDVGVDASTEAFTSAVSEALDADDVDAVVSIFVPPMHRGQEKPVAEGLRRIVAGASKPVLSTFLGFDGVPAELAVAGDFAPMRGSIPSYSSPERAVAALAHVVRYAAWRQREPGLVPELAGIDTEAARRLVTEVMMSAPSGRRLTPAETQQLLGYYGIELVPGRTVFGPDEALAAAEELGWPVALKAPGAVRLHLGGAEDLHEAWRSLATPTGTELTVQRMAPRGVDTVLEVHDDRSFGSLVSFGVGGVATELLDDRAYAVVPLTSLDAAELISAPKAFPLLTGYGGAEPADIPSLAEMALRLSQLADDLPEVVECVLAPMVAEPAGAHVLSAGIRIARPAARADLGARRLRGL; encoded by the coding sequence ATGGCCGAACAGACCGTCCAGAACGGCGCGACCGACGAGGAACTCGCAGTCAGCTACAACTATCCGCCGCACTGGGAGGCCGACGTCGTCGCCGCCGACGGTGGCACCATGCACCTGCGACCGATCACCCCGGACGACGCCGACAAGATCGTGCAGTTCCACGGCAAGTTGTCGATCCGCACCCGGTATCTGCGTTACTTCTCGGCCTATCCGACGATTCCTAGTCGGGATCTGCTGCGATTCAGCCGGGTCAACCACCGAGACCGGGTTGCGCTCGCCGCCTGGCTGGGCAGCGACATCATCGCGATCGGGCGCTTCGAATCACTGTCGCAGGACGGCGTCCCGACCGGGACGGCTGAGGTGGCCTTCGTGGTGGCTGACGCGCACCAGGGCCGCGGCATCGGATCGGTGCTGCTGGAACACCTGGCCGAGGCCGGACGCGAGGTCGGGATCGCCCGGTTCGAAGCACTGGTGCTGGCCGAGAACTCCGCCATGATCAGGGTGTTCCTGGACGCCGGCTACCAACCGAGCCGCCAGTTCGACGGCAGTGAGGTGACTTTGGAGTTCGACATCGCCTCGACCCCGCAGACGGAGAAGGTGATGGCCGAGCGCGAGCAGCGGGCCGAGTCCCGCTCCATCCGCAGGCTGCTCTTTCCCGCGTCGGTCGCCGTCATCGGGGCCAGCGCGGACGAGAGCAAGATCGGCAATCTGGTGTTCGAGAACCTGCAGAAGTCCTCGTTCACGGGGCCGATCTATCCGGTGAACACGCACGCCCGCTCGATCAACGGGGTGCTGGCCTACCCCTCGGTGGCCGACGTCCCGGGAACCGTCGACCTGGCCGTCCTGACGATTCCGGCCGAGACGGTCGGCCAGGTCGTCGAGGACTGCAGCGACCGTCAGGTGCGGGGGCTGGTGGTCATCTCGTCGGGCTTCGGCGAGTCCGGTGATGCTCAGGCGCGGCGCGATGGCCTGGTTTCCCAACGGAATCTGGTCAACAACGCCCGCGCGCACGGCATGCGAGTCGTGGGGCCGAACTGCCTCGGGGTGATCAACACCGACCCGGCGATCTCCCTCAACGCCTCGTTGGCGACCGTAGCCCCGCTACGCGGCCGGGCCGGTTTCTTCTGCCAGTCCGGGGCTCTCGGGGTTGCGGTGCTGGGCGAGGCCGCCCGCCGCGGGCTCGGAGTGTCCACCTTCGTCTCGGCGGGCAACCGGGCCGACGTCTCGGGCAACGACCTGTTGCAGTTCTGGGAAGGTGACCCTGACACCGAGATCGCCCTGCTGTATCTGGAGAGTTTCGGCAATCCGCGCAAGTTCGCCCGCCTGGCCCGTCGCTTCGCCCGGCGCAAGCCCATCGTGGCGGTCAAGAGTGGCCGGGGCTCGGTCGTGGCCGGGTTGCAACACACGTCCGTGGAGATTCCCGAATCCAGCGTCCAGGCCCTGTTCGAAGCGTCCGGCGTCATTCGTACCGAGACGTTGGCCCAGTTGTTCGACGTCGCGATTCTCCTGACGACGCAGCCGTTGCCGGCCGGGGATCGGGTGGCGGTGGTGGGTCACTCCACGGCTCTCGGGGTCCTGGTCGCCGACGCCTTGGCCGTGGCGGGGCTCAAGCTGGCGCGCTTGGTCGACGTCGGCGTGGACGCCAGCACGGAGGCGTTTACCTCGGCCGTATCGGAGGCTTTGGACGCGGACGATGTCGACGCCGTGGTCAGCATCTTCGTCCCGCCGATGCACCGCGGTCAGGAAAAGCCAGTAGCCGAAGGGCTGCGCCGGATCGTGGCGGGAGCGAGCAAGCCGGTGCTGTCGACCTTTCTCGGCTTCGACGGCGTCCCCGCCGAACTGGCCGTCGCCGGTGACTTCGCGCCGATGCGGGGATCGATCCCGTCGTACTCCTCGCCCGAGCGGGCGGTCGCTGCCCTGGCCCACGTCGTCCGCTACGCCGCCTGGCGCCAGCGTGAACCGGGACTGGTGCCCGAGCTGGCCGGCATCGACACCGAAGCTGCCCGGCGACTCGTCACCGAGGTGATGATGTCCGCGCCGAGCGGTCGGCGGCTGACACCGGCCGAAACCCAGCAGCTACTGGGGTATTACGGCATCGAGCTGGTCCCGGGTCGTACCGTTTTCGGTCCGGACGAGGCGTTGGCGGCGGCCGAGGAGCTGGGCTGGCCAGTGGCGTTGAAGGCACCGGGCGCCGTGCGGCTGCACCTGGGCGGTGCGGAGGATCTGCACGAGGCGTGGCGGTCGCTGGCTACGCCAACAGGCACGGAACTGACCGTTCAGCGGATGGCGCCCCGAGGGGTGGACACCGTTCTGGAGGTTCACGACGACCGTTCGTTCGGGTCGCTGGTTTCCTTCGGGGTCGGGGGAGTGGCAACGGAACTTCTGGACGACCGGGCCTACGCCGTCGTGCCGTTGACCTCGTTGGACGCGGCCGAGTTGATCAGCGCGCCGAAGGCATTTCCGTTGCTGACCGGCTACGGCGGAGCTGAGCCGGCCGACATCCCGAGCCTGGCCGAGATGGCTCTGAGGCTGTCGCAGCTGGCCGACGACTTGCCCGAAGTGGTCGAGTGCGTGCTGGCGCCGATGGTCGCCGAGCCGGCCGGCGCCCACGTGTTGTCGGCCGGAATCCGGATCGCCCGGCCCGCCGCCCGCGCTGATCTTGGCGCCCGGCGGCTGCGTGGACTGTGA
- a CDS encoding GNAT family N-acetyltransferase — protein sequence MPESPVSVGIVDQSVTRRLRRDVLRPQLPIEGPLPGDERPDVVHVAALLDGLPVSTCILNPDPCPDRPLAVQPWHLRQMATDPAVRGSGAGRAVIDFALSWLRERDCDVLWCNARTTAAGFYERLGFVVMSAEFIDEDQHRPHVRMLRDL from the coding sequence GTGCCCGAATCGCCGGTGTCCGTAGGGATTGTCGACCAGTCGGTCACCCGCAGACTGCGTCGGGATGTGCTGCGTCCTCAGCTGCCGATCGAGGGCCCGTTGCCTGGCGACGAGCGCCCGGACGTTGTGCACGTGGCCGCTCTGCTCGACGGGCTGCCGGTCAGTACCTGCATCCTGAACCCTGACCCGTGCCCGGATCGACCGCTGGCCGTCCAGCCGTGGCACCTTCGGCAGATGGCCACCGATCCGGCGGTACGCGGCAGCGGCGCCGGCCGGGCCGTGATCGACTTCGCCTTGTCGTGGTTGCGGGAACGCGACTGTGATGTGCTCTGGTGCAACGCGCGGACCACAGCCGCCGGATTCTACGAGCGACTGGGATTCGTGGTGATGAGCGCAGAATTCATCGACGAGGACCAGCACCGTCCGCACGTGCGGATGCTTCGGGACCTGTAG
- a CDS encoding VWA domain-containing protein, which yields MPFRYGAWHGGPDPLEAPYDIRRALDEMGDDVLAGMSPRSALSRLMRQGTTGSNGLEALRQRARRRAKELRNSGRLNGTLDQVRELLDKALEAERAALFPDPDDLARMAEAELDNLPEDTARAVRDLADYQWRSPEAAQAYQEISELLRSEVLDAQFAGMRQALSNPDPQAMQAIREMMHDLNEMLDADARGEHTQEQFADFMDKHGEFFPENPENLAELVDSLARRAAAAERLMNSLSAEQRAELGELMEQALAQSGLAGEMSRLQQSLRAARPDLRWTGRERMNGDQPMGYADGTSALSELADLDELADLALQDYPGASLGDIDEELVQRALGQGAVTDLEQLKRIEQELRRQGYLDQGGEGLQLSPKALRRLGSTALRRVFAQLESGGRGDHDVRDAGAAGEITGASRAWQFGDEQPLDVVRTVRNAVLRGEGRSGARVRFQPEDFEVVETERRSSAAVALLVDMSYSMELRGSWGEAKTTALALHALVTMKYPQDAIEIIGFADYARTMSPRDLVDHDWQAVQGTNLQHALMLARRHLDRHRDAEPVILVITDGEPTAHLAPDGFSEFSWPPSDETIAATLAEVERCTRRGATINVFMLDDEPRLVNFMHEVGQRNGGRVFLPKTGALGEYVVSDYLSARGGRRRGGSRRAG from the coding sequence ATGCCGTTTCGTTATGGCGCCTGGCACGGCGGTCCCGATCCGTTGGAGGCCCCGTACGACATCCGGCGAGCCCTGGACGAGATGGGCGACGACGTCCTGGCCGGGATGTCCCCGCGCTCGGCGCTGTCGCGCCTGATGCGCCAGGGCACCACCGGAAGCAACGGGCTCGAAGCGTTGCGTCAGCGCGCCCGGCGCCGTGCCAAGGAACTGCGCAACTCCGGACGACTCAACGGCACGTTGGACCAGGTCCGCGAGCTGCTCGACAAGGCCCTGGAGGCCGAGCGCGCCGCGCTGTTCCCCGACCCTGACGACCTGGCCCGGATGGCCGAGGCCGAACTGGACAACCTGCCTGAGGACACCGCACGCGCGGTTCGCGATCTGGCCGACTACCAGTGGCGCTCCCCGGAGGCCGCGCAGGCTTACCAGGAGATCTCGGAGCTGTTGCGCTCGGAGGTACTCGACGCCCAGTTCGCCGGCATGAGGCAGGCGCTGTCGAACCCTGACCCGCAGGCCATGCAGGCGATCCGCGAGATGATGCACGACCTCAACGAAATGCTCGACGCGGACGCGCGGGGCGAACACACGCAGGAACAATTCGCTGATTTCATGGACAAGCACGGTGAATTCTTTCCGGAGAACCCGGAGAATCTCGCCGAGCTGGTTGATTCGCTGGCCCGTCGGGCGGCGGCGGCCGAGCGGCTGATGAATTCGTTGTCGGCCGAGCAGCGCGCCGAACTCGGCGAGCTCATGGAGCAGGCGCTGGCCCAGTCCGGGTTGGCCGGGGAGATGTCGCGGCTGCAGCAATCGCTGCGTGCGGCCCGTCCGGACCTGCGCTGGACCGGGCGGGAACGCATGAACGGCGACCAGCCGATGGGCTACGCCGACGGCACTTCTGCCCTGTCCGAGCTGGCCGATCTGGACGAGCTGGCCGATCTCGCCCTGCAGGACTATCCCGGCGCCAGCCTGGGCGACATCGACGAGGAACTGGTCCAGCGCGCGCTGGGCCAGGGCGCGGTCACCGACCTCGAGCAGCTCAAGCGCATCGAACAGGAACTGCGGCGTCAGGGCTACCTCGACCAGGGCGGCGAGGGCCTGCAGCTGAGCCCCAAAGCCCTGCGACGGCTGGGGTCCACGGCCCTGCGACGGGTGTTCGCACAGTTGGAGTCAGGTGGCCGTGGTGACCACGACGTGCGCGACGCCGGCGCCGCCGGGGAGATCACCGGAGCCAGCCGAGCCTGGCAGTTCGGTGACGAGCAGCCATTGGACGTCGTTCGAACCGTCCGCAATGCGGTCTTGCGAGGCGAGGGGCGCTCAGGCGCGCGTGTCCGCTTCCAACCCGAGGACTTCGAGGTCGTCGAGACCGAACGTCGGTCCTCGGCTGCCGTGGCGCTGCTGGTCGACATGTCGTACTCGATGGAGCTGCGCGGCAGCTGGGGCGAGGCGAAGACGACCGCGCTGGCCCTGCACGCACTCGTGACGATGAAGTATCCGCAGGACGCGATCGAGATCATCGGCTTCGCCGACTACGCCCGGACGATGAGTCCGCGCGATCTCGTCGATCACGACTGGCAGGCCGTGCAAGGCACGAATCTGCAGCACGCGCTGATGTTGGCGCGCCGCCATCTGGACCGGCACCGAGACGCGGAACCGGTCATCCTGGTCATCACCGACGGTGAGCCGACCGCACATCTGGCCCCGGACGGCTTCTCCGAGTTCAGCTGGCCGCCCTCGGACGAGACGATCGCCGCAACGTTGGCCGAGGTCGAGCGATGCACCCGCCGCGGCGCAACGATCAACGTGTTCATGCTGGACGACGAGCCGCGACTGGTGAACTTCATGCACGAGGTCGGACAGCGCAACGGCGGTCGGGTGTTCCTGCCCAAGACCGGCGCGCTGGGTGAGTACGTCGTGTCGGACTACTTGTCCGCGCGGGGTGGACGCCGTCGAGGCGGCTCCCGCCGCGCCGGCTGA
- a CDS encoding sigma 54-interacting transcriptional regulator, whose amino-acid sequence MTDAPDIHTLAALRASGHIHRGVKAEVRENLIARLAAGEPTLPGIVGFDDTVVPEIERALLAGHDIVLLGERGQGKTRLIRTLTGLLDEWTPVIAGSELNEHPYAPITPATIRRAADEGDGLAVSWRHRSDRYGEKLATPDTSVGDLIGDIDPIKVAEGRSLGDPDTVHYGLVPRTNRGIFAVNELPDLAERIQVALLNVLEERDIQVRGYQLRLPLDLLLIASANPEDYTNRGRIITPLKDRFGAEVRTHYPLELSDELELIAQEAAVLWGAEGESAHGAPLVPSHLLEVVGRFARAVREAPQVDQRSGVSARFAIAAVETVAASAVRRAAITGETVAVARVADLASVIPASRGKVEFDDADSGREFEVLDHLLRRAIAETSRARLAGLDLRPLQAKFDEGLLVQTGDIVSADALLEQLGTIPGLSDLLERLEPDSVHEGPATVGIAAAAVEFALEGLYLNKRLAKESAGGRAVYGA is encoded by the coding sequence GTGACCGACGCCCCTGACATCCACACCCTTGCCGCCCTGCGAGCTTCCGGGCACATCCACCGCGGAGTGAAGGCGGAGGTGCGCGAGAACCTCATCGCGCGGCTGGCCGCCGGCGAGCCCACTCTGCCCGGGATCGTCGGCTTCGACGACACCGTGGTGCCCGAAATCGAGCGGGCCCTGCTGGCCGGCCACGACATCGTGCTGCTGGGCGAGCGCGGGCAGGGCAAGACCCGTCTCATCCGTACCCTGACCGGCCTGCTCGACGAGTGGACCCCGGTCATCGCCGGCTCCGAACTCAACGAACATCCCTACGCCCCGATCACGCCTGCGACGATCCGCCGAGCGGCCGACGAGGGGGACGGGCTGGCCGTCAGCTGGCGTCACCGCAGCGACCGCTACGGCGAGAAGCTGGCCACGCCCGACACATCCGTGGGTGACCTCATCGGCGACATCGACCCGATCAAGGTGGCCGAAGGCAGATCCTTGGGCGATCCCGACACGGTGCACTACGGGCTCGTCCCGCGCACCAACCGCGGCATCTTCGCCGTCAACGAGCTCCCCGACCTGGCCGAACGCATTCAGGTGGCCCTGCTCAACGTGCTGGAGGAACGCGACATCCAGGTCCGCGGCTACCAGCTGCGTCTGCCGCTGGACCTGCTGCTGATCGCCTCGGCCAACCCCGAGGACTACACCAACCGCGGCCGGATCATCACGCCGCTCAAGGACCGTTTCGGGGCCGAGGTGAGGACCCACTACCCGCTCGAACTCAGCGACGAACTCGAACTCATCGCGCAGGAGGCGGCGGTGCTGTGGGGCGCCGAGGGCGAGTCGGCGCACGGCGCCCCGCTCGTCCCCTCGCACCTGCTGGAGGTCGTGGGCCGCTTCGCCCGGGCTGTGCGCGAGGCTCCCCAGGTCGATCAGCGCTCGGGTGTCTCGGCACGATTCGCGATCGCGGCGGTGGAGACGGTGGCCGCCTCAGCCGTTCGACGCGCGGCGATCACCGGTGAAACCGTCGCGGTGGCGCGGGTCGCCGATCTCGCTTCGGTGATCCCCGCCTCACGCGGCAAGGTGGAATTCGACGACGCCGACTCCGGCCGGGAGTTCGAGGTCCTCGATCATTTGCTGCGGCGAGCCATCGCCGAGACCTCACGTGCCCGGCTGGCCGGACTGGACCTCCGTCCACTGCAGGCCAAGTTCGACGAGGGGCTGCTCGTGCAAACCGGCGACATCGTCTCCGCCGATGCCCTGCTGGAGCAGCTCGGCACGATCCCGGGGCTGTCGGACCTCCTGGAACGGCTCGAGCCCGACAGTGTGCACGAGGGTCCGGCAACGGTCGGAATCGCCGCTGCCGCCGTCGAATTCGCACTCGAAGGCCTCTACCTCAACAAGCGGCTGGCCAAGGAGTCCGCCGGCGGCCGCGCGGTCTACGGAGCCTGA
- the greA gene encoding transcription elongation factor GreA produces MTSTDAAAVTWLTQDAYDRLSKELEDLIANRPAMAKEINDRREEGDLKENGGYHAAREEQGKAEGRILQLQQLLRTAKVGEAPTSDGTAGPGMVVTVRFAGDDEDETFLIGSREENETTDLDVYSSASPLGRALTGAKKGQTVSYETPNGKTLKLTLIDAKAFTG; encoded by the coding sequence GTGACCAGTACCGACGCCGCCGCTGTCACCTGGCTGACCCAGGACGCCTACGACCGCCTGTCGAAGGAACTGGAAGACCTCATCGCCAACCGTCCCGCCATGGCCAAGGAGATCAACGACCGGCGCGAGGAAGGCGATCTGAAGGAGAACGGCGGCTACCACGCGGCCCGCGAGGAGCAGGGCAAGGCCGAGGGCCGCATCCTGCAGTTGCAGCAACTGCTACGCACCGCCAAGGTCGGCGAGGCGCCGACGTCCGACGGGACGGCCGGCCCCGGCATGGTCGTCACCGTGCGCTTCGCCGGCGATGATGAGGACGAGACGTTTCTCATCGGCTCCCGTGAGGAGAACGAGACGACCGATCTCGACGTGTACTCCTCGGCATCCCCGCTCGGCCGCGCCCTGACCGGAGCCAAGAAGGGGCAGACCGTGTCCTACGAGACGCCCAACGGCAAAACGCTCAAGCTGACCCTGATCGACGCCAAGGCCTTCACCGGCTGA
- the mca gene encoding mycothiol conjugate amidase Mca, which produces MCVHAHPDDESSKGAATMARYVDEGVEVVVVSCTGGERGDILNPSLKGRSDIEADISSVRRREMAQAQAILGVKHEWLGFVDSGLPEGDPLPPLPDGCFGLVPLEESTERLVRLVRRYRPHVMTTYDENGGYPHPDHIMCHNVSVAAFEAAGDPDRYPDAGEPWQPMKLYYDVTFTRERVEAFDRAMRELSLESPYAEMLEKWDERMVDRRVPKVTTKVYCADQFDRRDAALLAHATQVDPDGWFFKVPLDVQRRVFPWEQFELARSLVDTDLPEEDLFAGIRDRVGAS; this is translated from the coding sequence ATGTGCGTGCATGCCCATCCCGACGACGAATCGAGCAAGGGCGCGGCCACCATGGCCCGCTACGTCGACGAGGGCGTCGAGGTCGTGGTGGTCAGCTGTACCGGCGGCGAGCGCGGCGACATCCTCAACCCCTCGCTCAAGGGCCGCTCCGACATCGAGGCCGATATCTCCTCGGTTCGCCGGCGTGAGATGGCGCAGGCGCAGGCGATCCTCGGCGTGAAGCACGAATGGCTCGGCTTCGTCGACTCGGGTCTGCCCGAGGGCGACCCCCTTCCGCCGTTGCCCGACGGGTGTTTCGGCCTGGTGCCGCTGGAAGAATCCACCGAGCGTCTCGTTCGTCTCGTGCGTCGATACCGTCCGCACGTCATGACGACCTACGACGAGAACGGCGGCTACCCGCACCCGGACCACATCATGTGCCACAACGTCTCGGTCGCCGCGTTCGAGGCTGCGGGCGATCCCGATCGCTATCCCGACGCCGGTGAGCCGTGGCAGCCCATGAAGCTCTACTACGACGTCACGTTCACTCGTGAACGCGTCGAGGCCTTCGACCGGGCGATGCGCGAGCTCAGCTTGGAGTCCCCGTACGCCGAGATGCTCGAGAAGTGGGACGAGCGGATGGTCGATCGGCGGGTGCCCAAGGTCACCACCAAGGTCTACTGCGCCGACCAGTTCGACCGCCGCGACGCCGCCCTGCTCGCACACGCGACCCAGGTCGATCCGGACGGCTGGTTCTTCAAGGTCCCGCTGGACGTCCAGCGTCGGGTGTTCCCATGGGAGCAGTTCGAGCTCGCCCGGTCCCTGGTGGACACCGACCTGCCCGAGGAAGACCTGTTCGCGGGCATCCGGGACCGGGTGGGCGCGTCGTGA
- the arfB gene encoding alternative ribosome rescue aminoacyl-tRNA hydrolase ArfB, translating to MPQGLTIPAAELVERFSRSSGPGGQGVNTTDSRVELRFDVGRSTTLDDVQRDRVRTALAGRLVDGVLALTASEQRSQLQNRAAARGRLAVLLAQALQPPPAPRRATKPSRASRERRLDGKRHRAELKAGRTRVRSTERY from the coding sequence ATTCCGCAGGGACTGACCATCCCCGCGGCGGAACTGGTGGAACGGTTCTCCCGCTCGTCCGGACCTGGCGGCCAGGGTGTGAACACCACCGACAGCCGGGTCGAGCTGCGTTTCGACGTCGGCCGCTCGACCACCCTGGACGATGTCCAGCGCGACCGGGTCCGGACCGCGCTGGCCGGTCGTCTGGTGGACGGGGTGCTCGCCCTGACGGCCTCCGAACAGCGATCGCAGCTGCAGAACCGGGCTGCGGCTCGTGGACGGCTGGCGGTGCTGCTAGCCCAAGCCCTGCAACCGCCGCCGGCACCGCGCCGCGCGACCAAGCCCTCCCGCGCGTCGCGGGAGCGTCGGTTGGACGGCAAACGGCATCGTGCCGAGCTCAAGGCGGGCAGAACCCGGGTCCGGTCTACCGAGCGCTACTGA
- a CDS encoding EamA family transporter: protein MPTTTPRDIALTALGPAIWGTSYYATTTWLPANHPLLDGAFRALPAGVLLIALRWQRPTGVWIWRIAVLGLLNIGLFFPLLFLAAERIPGGVAGAIGAAQPLLVLLLSAGLLGSRITTRALLTSLVGVAGVCLLVLRATGSIDPIGVAASASGTALMGVAIVLAKRWGPPPMPATTFTGWMLTAGGLVLTPTALLVEGWPAQLSATNYFGLFYLAAISGGLSYYLWMRGMAILPASAISFLSLAVPLVAASVGWLALGQHLNGVQLAGMALALGSMVAGQRVGARTSSTPDRRTTLARDSARMAGCPPAVSPIAPARQETSSSRLVGAFRRD, encoded by the coding sequence ATGCCCACCACGACACCCAGGGACATCGCCCTGACTGCGCTGGGCCCCGCGATCTGGGGCACCAGCTACTACGCCACCACCACCTGGCTACCCGCGAACCACCCGCTGCTCGACGGCGCCTTCCGTGCCCTGCCCGCCGGAGTGCTGCTGATCGCCCTGCGATGGCAACGACCGACGGGAGTCTGGATCTGGCGCATCGCCGTGCTCGGCCTGCTCAACATCGGCTTGTTCTTCCCCCTGTTGTTCCTGGCCGCCGAGCGCATTCCGGGCGGCGTCGCGGGCGCGATCGGCGCGGCTCAACCCCTGCTGGTGCTGCTGCTCAGCGCCGGACTGCTCGGTAGCCGGATAACCACCCGAGCCCTACTCACCAGCCTGGTCGGAGTGGCCGGGGTGTGTCTGCTCGTCCTGCGCGCCACCGGCTCGATCGATCCGATCGGGGTCGCGGCGTCGGCGTCGGGTACGGCGCTGATGGGGGTCGCCATCGTGCTGGCCAAGCGGTGGGGACCACCACCCATGCCGGCCACGACGTTCACCGGCTGGATGCTCACCGCGGGCGGCCTGGTGCTGACCCCGACCGCCCTGCTCGTCGAAGGCTGGCCGGCTCAGCTGAGCGCGACGAACTACTTCGGCCTGTTCTACCTGGCCGCCATCAGCGGCGGCCTGTCCTACTACCTGTGGATGCGGGGTATGGCGATCCTGCCCGCCTCCGCGATCAGCTTCCTCTCGCTGGCGGTCCCGCTGGTCGCGGCCAGCGTCGGGTGGCTGGCGTTGGGGCAACATCTGAACGGCGTGCAGCTGGCGGGAATGGCGCTGGCGCTGGGATCGATGGTCGCCGGTCAGCGGGTGGGTGCCCGAACCAGCTCGACACCAGACCGTCGAACAACTCTCGCGCGGGACTCGGCAAGAATGGCGGGGTGCCCACCCGCAGTCAGTCCGATCGCCCCAGCACGCCAGGAGACCTCGTCCTCCCGGCTGGTCGGGGCATTCCGCAGGGACTGA
- a CDS encoding MarR family winged helix-turn-helix transcriptional regulator, with protein MTSDSVARISEQWATERPEIDTSPMAVFGRIAKLHRTQLEASDQAYRQFEITGADFDVLATLRRSGEPFQLTPSELTEQMMISSGGVTQRVDRLIRQGLVRRVPHASDRRSTTVQLTPEGRSVIDQALPLHIEAERELLVALSDDERRTLIDLLTRLNLDAEGRT; from the coding sequence GTGACCTCGGACAGCGTTGCTCGGATCAGCGAGCAGTGGGCAACCGAGCGCCCTGAGATCGACACCTCGCCGATGGCCGTGTTCGGCCGGATCGCCAAGCTCCACCGCACCCAGCTCGAGGCGAGTGATCAGGCCTACAGGCAGTTCGAGATCACCGGGGCCGACTTCGACGTGCTCGCGACCCTGCGCCGGTCGGGCGAGCCCTTTCAGCTCACACCGTCCGAGCTGACCGAGCAGATGATGATCTCCTCCGGCGGCGTGACCCAGCGCGTGGATCGGCTCATCCGGCAGGGACTGGTGCGCCGGGTACCCCATGCCTCCGACCGTCGCTCGACCACGGTTCAACTGACCCCCGAAGGTCGGTCGGTCATCGACCAGGCTCTGCCCCTGCACATCGAGGCCGAGCGTGAGCTGCTGGTGGCCCTGTCCGACGACGAGCGCCGCACCCTGATCGACCTCCTGACGCGCCTCAATCTGGACGCCGAAGGTCGAACCTGA